One Brevibacillus choshinensis genomic window carries:
- a CDS encoding N-acetylglucosamine kinase has translation MQSNKEQRFVLALDGGGTKTKAAICNSEGQIAAMAEGEATNPLSRPWEAVENTIRALVREVIELAGTDEAAVSVLYLGLAGADRPQIKDRLREAFAAEWGDRLVLDNDAVSALYAGTFGEPGIVLIAGTGSIAYAVTAEGERQRTGGWGYLVGDEGSGFDIGRRGAQAVLQASDGRGKTTLLTGLYLEHFGVNRPDELIARIYGGANPRKELADTSTLVEKAASLGDEVATELISLAADDLVELASVSLRKAGSSLPVVLAGGLISADTILRREVLRRAGFATRVSTAPPVIGALVAAMRCAGWHVDEAIQSRLGQSGTA, from the coding sequence GTGCAGTCAAATAAGGAGCAGCGCTTTGTCCTTGCATTGGATGGAGGAGGAACCAAAACGAAAGCAGCCATTTGCAACTCGGAAGGCCAAATCGCAGCCATGGCGGAGGGAGAAGCGACCAACCCGCTCTCTCGTCCATGGGAAGCGGTGGAGAATACCATCCGTGCGCTAGTCCGAGAAGTCATCGAGCTCGCAGGTACGGATGAAGCCGCTGTGTCCGTGCTCTACCTCGGCCTCGCCGGGGCGGATCGACCTCAGATCAAAGATCGCCTGCGTGAAGCGTTCGCAGCCGAATGGGGGGATAGGCTCGTACTCGACAACGACGCTGTATCCGCTCTGTACGCTGGCACCTTTGGCGAACCCGGGATTGTTTTGATTGCCGGGACGGGTTCGATCGCGTATGCGGTGACGGCAGAGGGAGAAAGGCAGCGCACAGGAGGATGGGGCTATCTGGTCGGGGATGAGGGCAGCGGATTTGACATCGGACGCAGAGGAGCGCAAGCCGTCCTGCAAGCATCGGATGGGAGAGGGAAGACGACCCTGCTTACAGGCTTATACCTGGAGCATTTTGGGGTGAACCGGCCAGATGAGCTGATCGCCCGCATTTACGGGGGAGCCAATCCTCGCAAGGAGCTTGCGGACACGAGCACGTTGGTGGAAAAAGCGGCGAGCCTCGGTGATGAAGTGGCCACGGAGCTCATTAGCCTTGCTGCAGATGACTTGGTGGAGCTGGCTTCGGTCAGCTTGCGAAAGGCGGGCAGCTCTCTGCCGGTCGTACTGGCTGGCGGGCTGATTTCAGCAGACACGATTCTGCGTCGCGAGGTGCTGCGGCGAGCCGGGTTTGCGACGAGGGTCTCGACTGCTCCTCCGGTCATTGGTGCGCTGGTAGCCGCGATGAGGTGCGCAGGATGGCACGTGGACGAGGCGATTCAATCCAGGCTCGGGCAAAGCGGAACCGCATAA
- the murQ gene encoding N-acetylmuramic acid 6-phosphate etherase — protein sequence MGENLHQLQTEMRNASSERLDQMSALEIVTLMNREDHKVALAVQQVLPEVAQAVELIAQALEKGGRLLYIGAGTSGRLGVLDAAECPPTFGTDPAQVRGIIAGGQSALTVAVEGAEDSSALGQEDIREAGVTAGDVVVGIAASGRTPYVIGALEEAKKRQAITISIACNPGSEIDHGVDVCINLAVGPEVVTGSTRLKAGSATKMVLNMLTTASMVRVGKVYGNWMVNVQATNHKLRERAKQIVMQVTGIKYPEAEILIAKAAGDVKLAIVMQLTGLPKEAAEERLQRAGYKVRQAIELGEASEAP from the coding sequence GTGGGGGAGAATTTGCATCAGCTCCAGACAGAAATGCGAAATGCTTCGAGCGAGCGACTGGATCAGATGTCGGCGCTGGAAATCGTGACGTTGATGAATCGGGAGGACCACAAGGTAGCGCTGGCCGTGCAGCAGGTGCTGCCTGAGGTCGCACAGGCAGTCGAGCTGATCGCCCAGGCTCTGGAAAAAGGCGGGCGTCTGCTGTACATTGGTGCCGGAACGAGCGGGAGGCTGGGGGTTTTGGACGCTGCCGAATGTCCGCCGACGTTTGGCACGGATCCTGCCCAGGTGCGCGGGATCATTGCAGGAGGTCAGTCCGCATTGACTGTGGCGGTGGAAGGCGCGGAGGATTCAAGCGCCTTGGGACAGGAGGACATACGGGAGGCGGGTGTCACGGCGGGGGATGTTGTCGTCGGCATCGCAGCTAGCGGCCGAACGCCCTATGTCATCGGTGCGCTGGAGGAGGCCAAGAAGCGCCAAGCGATAACGATATCGATCGCTTGCAACCCGGGATCGGAAATCGATCACGGAGTGGATGTGTGCATCAATCTGGCCGTTGGTCCGGAGGTCGTGACAGGCTCTACCCGGTTAAAAGCGGGAAGTGCCACGAAAATGGTATTGAACATGCTTACCACGGCGAGCATGGTGCGCGTAGGAAAGGTGTACGGCAACTGGATGGTCAATGTACAGGCGACCAATCACAAGCTGCGGGAGAGGGCCAAGCAGATCGTCATGCAGGTAACCGGCATCAAGTATCCGGAAGCCGAGATCCTGATCGCAAAGGCAGCAGGAGACGTGAAGCTGGCGATCGTGATGCAGCTGACGGGTTTGCCGAAGGAAGCCGCAGAGGAAAGGCTGCAGCGCGCGGGCTACAAGGTGCGTCAGGCGATCGAACTTGGAGAGGCGAGTGAAGCTCCTTAG